The genomic DNA GCTTATTGTTATTTTcagtaaggctaagaactcacggcgcgattttcacccgcgcccgcggcggttgtggaattgcggttttatttcaaaattcacgggagcggttatttgcgcggttattctaagaactcacggcgcgattttaaaTCGCACCGCGtgctaagtcactggtacaaaatggtcgcccgctgcgggcgaaaaccgcgtcgtagtttgtgcattagttttttcacaagtatctgcattctacagaagctgcgggcccgcaaccgccgcgggcgcgggtgaaaatcgcgccatgagttcttagcctaagtaGGAAAATTATGCGATAATATTCAAAGTTTTGCAATGTTAGATTAACATGCACCGTATTACACTATTTCGGaggttaattaataattaaggtTTAGTTTAAGCTGCCTTTAAAGTTTGAGCAGCGTGCTTAGTTGCCGTCAGACACCATTGTGTTGGAAACAATGGATAGATCAAGAGAAAACTATCGATTGGTAGGGTATTCACCTGTCTGTATAGGTGGAAAGAGCAAGTTTATAAGATAACAATAGCTAGATCAAATGTGTAGGTGTGAAAACATGTATTTATGAACTTAATTGTGATTTGCTGGAAAATTCTTTTGCGTGTTtgtttacttacagaatatgatgaaaGAAACCCTTGGAATATTTATTGTAttcaataacttcacaaatcaaagcatacaAAAGATTGAAAGAAGTTTGTGAACATAACATacttaggttgggttgcaccatcttactttgactttaacaaacctcaaaaatctgttaaactccatataaaaaacaccggtttacgttatagttactgttaaagttagatggtgcaactgagctttATACTCGTGATGACACTGTCGAGGCTATGCACTTTCATAGAACTATACAGACACTTACTGCAATCTTAGGTGAGCGTTGAGATCCCGAGCAAAACCTTTTGTTTGTAGATCGTTGGTTTGTGCACAACACCTTGATTTTGTATTTGACACTGCAATCCTAGAGGAACGGCAAGTTCCCGATATCGCGTGACAAAATGATTGATGCGGCGGCGCACGTGCCGAAAAGGCTTGGGATAGCGTAAACAACACACACTATTCCTATTTACAAGTTGGTGTTTGAATCTGTGACCATTTCTATCCACTTTTATGACATCACAGATTTAAGTTAGAGAGACATGAAACACATTGCAGCGATCGAGTATGTTATGCGCGCGAGTACGAGTGAGCGCATTGACGACGCGACGTGCGCTCGCTTCCGCGTGCCGGCGGCTACTAGTTAGTTTTAGTAAGGaggccggcgcgcgcgccgctttTTCGTATCTACCTTCATTTGTTTGAGCGGTGCGGTGGCTGTTATTTTATTGAAGTTAAGATTTTGGATTTTAATGCTATACGCCGTAAAGAATATCTAAAGGTtactaataaacaaataaaaaagaacttttaAGTTTATCAAGTCAAATTGAATCGAtgatattattatctttatGTGCAATTTTTACTTAAGGTAAATACAAATCCAGTGTTATTTGTATAAAAGAAACAATCACTAATTTAAATTGTCGAGCTGGAAACCTCTGAAAACAATTCAAATTGTGATTGCGATTAAGGAGCTTACCCAAAAATCTATTTGCTTCTCCCGTACAAAGAATTGGAATTTTAGATGTCATTTGCTCACTCTATTCGTAAAGGTGCGGTTTCACCAAAAGCGTAATAGAAAAGGTAAGTGCCTTATTATCTTTATCATTAGAGATTCTATCATTACAGAGGTTACCTCTGTGAAATATAGAAGGTTTAATTGGATGTCTGTGTTCCATCACCCAAAGCTTAGTGGAAAAACTAGGTGTTCGCTCTAGAATTCACTGATAATGACAATCTTGAGACGGTACAAACTACGCTCTGCCTGAAAGAGAGCCAGCGGAAAGCGCTGCCATTACCTATATAACTAAATATCTAGCTAAGACATACTACCAAATAGAGTTTGGTATTCCTGAGGGTTACAAAATAGGTTACTCTAAAAACACTGTCGTTAAAAATGCAAACAAATTCAAGCGATGAGATCGAACCTTAAATCGATTTTAATCTTCTTTGCGAAAACACAACACTTCACCTGTGCCATTTGGGATAAAAACCTTCGCTAATTCTTTACGTCATCGCAAATTCAGTCCCTAACTCTCGATGATAGAAGCCTTTTTCGCTCAGCTATGTCTCGTCTCATATGAAAAATTCGGAATTTCTTTTAGGAATTAACAGGAATGTTTCATTGGAAATAAAAACGAACTTGGCAAATTTCAACAACGAAATACGATCAGGAGTTTCGTCACTACACTTTTGGGTCTTGGTGTCTTATTTTTGGCGTATACTTACGTATTTCGGAAGGCAACGCTATGAAAATTGAAACTTAGAACAGTTCAAGGCAAACTGCATTcggttacttttttatttattaactagcggccacccgcgacttcgtacgcgtggatcccgttttacccccttaggggtggagtttcgtaaaatcctttcttagcggacgCCTGCGTCATAACatttacctgcatgccaaatttcagcccgatccgtccagtggctgtgcgttgatagatcactatgtcagtcagtcacctttgagttagttatctttatttaaatattaaaaatgtcaaTGCCAATGGATATTCGCAACATCAGAACTATTGGCTTTTCAAGGGCCTGTAACATGTTAGGAGACTTGTCTTTGGTTGATATTATCATCATTATATCAGCCATAGCATAggaggtccactgctgaacataggcctccccaatgatttctgtaatgatcggttggtagcggtctgcatccagcgccttcctgttacctttatgattgatattaataaaacaataattgcATAATTCATCCAAAGCTACTTTAATGAAATTAGGTACCGAACAACTACAGGCTAAACGTGAAGGGAGCAAGTACTTTAAGTACTTGTCCTTTATGACTTAAATCTTCTTTTACTCTCTCTTGTGCGTTGCTGACTGCAATACGGTAAATGCTTGATAACCGCCTTTGACACACTGCaagtaaataacaataaaatcaatataATTGGTAAATAAAAACTGAGGAGTTTGTTTATAATTTGGAACAGGGACTACtgttttgatataaaaatatttttgtgttgaatagtcCATTTATTGAGAAAGGCTATTGTATCTCGCTACGACTAATAGGAGCGAAGCATCAACgaaaaatattgaataaataaataaaaacatttaaacgATTTTCATTTTCTCTGAGAGATTTTACTTAGCgagagacgtccacccacaaggtataTTGACAAcctcataatggtagcaggaaggcacttgATGCAGGCCTtcaaatcattgggggaggcctatgttcagcagtggacgactaGTTCTGGATCTGTTGAATAAATTTTGAGCCATACGTTTGTATGATACTTACTGTACTCATTGTCAGTAAAGAAAATTCACTGCCGAATGCCGTTTTCATACGGAACTTCTTCTGCATGTAGGTTACCATTATGTAGTAACATTTCTTGTCTTTTGCTGACAGATTTATCCAGTCGAAGTTCAATAGAGCTAAGCTCCATTTCTCCGcctaaaaataatcaaatctttttaattaatttttcatcgtcctaaaaaaaatacaagtcattttttaaagttaaacagGCATTGTGACCTACAAATGGTACCAATTTTATAAATTGTAtcaatttgttttgtttaataaacaatattttttccttgaaaaaaatattggctCAGATGGAACAGAACAGAAAGCTTAAGATTTACTTGATATAgttgaaaacattttttctgCAAATTCTTAATCGATAGTAGGTTACCTTGTTTATAATTTGCTCTCCAAACCAGTTATAAGCGAAAAGCTCTCCTATGGCCGGCAGTGCGATAGACAAGAATGCCAAGTCCACCCCCTGAAACACGAAGCTAAATAGAGCCAgccagcttatttttttttaattttatttatttggtttaccaataaataattgttacaCCAATGCTTACAAAAAAATTTGGTCCACAAATGTGCAAGTATTGTAAACCGTatactgtaataatttaatatgttgggccaaataaaatattttctttcttctttctagaTAACAATAACTTTTAGAACTAGGTGCACAATAATAGTACGGTAAACACTGCATGCTCATACTTagatagcggccgcccgcgacttcgtacgcgtggatcccgttttacccccttcatctatgttacgcggtttagattttgtcatacaaatgtttttcccgctaactcccctttccgtgggaattttgcaatatcttgttgtaactaagcccagatgaggaagtagaggctatgtatgaggacataagtagggccatacatactactaaaacctacttcaatgttgttatgggggacttcaacgcgaagctgggcatgcgaagtgatgatgagctgagagtggggcaatttggatgtGGGCAACGGAACCCCAGGGGGCAGAGGCTGGCCGAATTTCTGGAGAAGGAAGACCTCTTtgcgatgaactccttcttccagAAGCCGCCTCATAGGAAGTGGACATGGATGAGTCCCGATGGTTCTACGAAAAAtgagattgacttcatcatgaccacaaagcgacgaatatttagtgatgtctccgtgatcaacagggtgaaaaccggtagtgatcaccgaatggtcagaggcatactaaatattaacgtcaagctagaaaggtcccgtctgatgaagtctacgctccgaccctacaattcccatatccactgccccgagagctttcagctcgagttgacaAATCGCTTTGCATGCCTGGAAAACTGCGAGTCAGTGGATGAGATCAATAACGGGTTCGTAGAAACTGTCCAGGCGGCTGGGCTTAAATTCTATAGACCTCGTCGTAAAGACAAGCCGCAAAAGCTCACCGACCACACCCTCAACctcatggcagaacgacgtgcaatgacgctgcagtcctccgttgacgctacggcatataggcagctcaatagacagataaggaagtccttgcgacatgatattcgcaactttaatactaacagtattaaagaggcgatagagcggaaccaaggctccaaagtgttcgcaagagacaactctattgggcaaagccagctgacgaagctaacgacggcagacggtagtgtaacgtcaacaaaagccgaggttctaggtgagatcgagaggttttatggacagctatatacctcggtcaccaaacccgttgatagctcaacttcagatccaagagctaagctaactcgacactataccgaagatatcccggacatcagcctatacgagattaggatggctctcaaacagctaaagaacaacaaggcaccgggtgatgacggaataacatcggagcttctgaatgcgggtggaacactgatactgaaagtccttcagagactctttaactccgtcctactccagggaactacgccagaagcatggaacagaagcgtggtggtgctcttcttcaagaaaggtgataagaccttgctgaagaattacagacccatctcgcttctgagtcatgtctacaaactgttttcgagagtcatcacgaaccgtctcgcgcgtaggttcgatgacttccagcctcccgaacaagccggattccgaaaaggttatagtaccatagaccacatccatacgctgcggcaggttatacagaagactgaggagtataacttgccactatgcttggcgttcgtggactatgagaaggccttcgattcgattgagacttgggcagtgttacaatctctccagcggtgccgtattgactatcggtatatcgaggtgctgaagtgcttgtacaaaaacgccaccatgtcggtccgagtacaggagcagagcacgagggcgattccactgcagcgaggcgttaggcagggagatgttatatctccgaaactgttcaccgctgcattggaagacgctttcaaactcctggaatggaaaggattcggcataaacattaatggcgagtacatcactcaccttcggtttgccgacgatattgtggtcatggcagaatcgttggaagatcttggcacaatgctcgaagaccttaatcgagtttcccaacaggtaggcctgaggatgaacatggacaaaacgaagcttatgtcgaatgtccatgttacgccctacccagtttcagttgggagctcaattctcgagattgtcgacaagtatgtatacctcggacaaacgattcagctaggtaggtccaatttcgagaaggaggtcaatcgtcgaatccaactcggctgggcagcgttcgggaaactacgcaacatcttttcgtccaaattacctcaatgcctgaagactagagtgtataaccaatgtgtgttaccagtgataacttatggctcggaaacgtggcctctcactataggccttatacagaagctcaaagttgcacagcgtgctatggagagggctatgcttggtgtttatttgcgagatcgaatcagaaatgaggagatccgtaaacgaaccaaagtcgctgacatagcccgacgtattagcaagctgaagtggcaatgggcagggcacatagtacgcagaactgacggccgatggggcagaaaggttctggaatggaggccgcgtaccggaaaacgcagcgtgggacgtccacctacaaggtggaccgacgacatcgtaaaggtagcagggaagcgctggacgcaggccgctaccaatcgatcaacatggaaagcattgggggaggcctatgttcagcagtggacgtcctgtggctgaaatgatgatgatgatgatgaactaagctttaagtttactaaggtacctgcatgccaaatttcaagcgtctatcttacgtggtttagatttttcaaacaaaatgAATTTTAGACAAAAACATTTGCAAGAAAATTCAAATACAGGAACAAAAGGGGCAAGAAACTACTgaacatcattattattatcgtgttaatttatttatttaagaagcACTAAGTCTAGCATTGTATTTATATAGGTGCTTGTTCACAAGGAGACGTCccggttttttgcaggaacccTTTTTTTGCAGGGTCCCGTCAAATAGTATGCGTATTTTAATATGAACATTCACacaaacatcccgtttgcaatATCCCACAAAAAACCGATTCGTACGAATTTGGAATTGGAATTTCAAACACCACACATTTTGTTTGAAAGTTATGTTCACACGACTATCCATTTTTgcatcctgcattactggatcccgcaaacCATGGGAACGAGCCCTTACCTGGGTAATTAGCAGAAGTACAACGCAAATCATCACCGCCATACTAATGAGAGTCACTAGTGCTAGCCACTTGAAGACTGAATTCAAAACGTCTAGAAAGCTGAAATACAGACAAAATTATTATAACCCTATGATAAAAAGAACAAGTACTGCCTTAATGTCAACTTGCTAAGAAAGAACAATAGTTATTAGAGAATACGTACTCGATTAACTTTACGTGGGCTACGTAGAATTTCCTTAAACTATCATTCAAGCGAGTACCATACTGAAGTTTGCTTTCATTTCTCCTTTCTTCTACTATCAGCAACTTTGCCGCACTATCGCAAGCAGAACAGAAGAAGAGCATTATTACTACAAACCACATATCAGGGACTAATATAAGAAACGCAGCTTCGAACGAAAAGAAAGTGTGCGCGAACAACCCTATCTCGTAGTACGGTGATCTCATAGGCATCAAAATAGATGTTGTCTTCGACATTGTCCTCTTTTCTCCGTGGACATAGTGCCACATTGCTGCCAAGAAATATATCGTCAGAGGTAAATTTGACGAAAACAACATAAACTTTGCTAGTGACCGCGTCTTCTTTAACAATTGTTCCATCTTTTCTTCGGAGTCATCGGTGATTAATTTGCACACCGTAGTCTTGAGTGCGATGTACAACTTCTGAAAATCTTTCCGAGCCATAAGAAAGAAGTAGTATCTGGATGGGCATAAAGCGGCTATGATGAACGTGAGTGAGCCTTCAGCGATGAGTTTGACATCGTCTGTGCCGCTGACGAATACCCAGGTGCctattaccaggcctggctcactccgcgcggtacatccgataattacctacagcgaagcgccccgccggcgggtattatatcagtcgagtgtcacgcgcgcgcccgtcgagacttgatgttttgcctttaataaataatttcttttgaatataatttatgatgttttaagaattttatcgttaaaatattaactattacctttccgtgtaggtaaatgaaacggaAGAGTAACATCGATACACCAAGTTACGACAAGCTAGTTCTTTTACCATACCTAATGCAtaggtattaaataaattgttgccaaagtacagcgaataacattagattaagtttgtgcaaagtcaaatacaaatatgattttcgggtgacgcctctcgttctaggatgtagccgtttcgtgtttgcgtagtaagtaggtaggtatgatgtcattctttcttctgtgatagtaggtatgtttaatttatttgtcttatgttaaaataggtatgaatgaagacattgtattaaaataagtacttttttatcctaagtaggtatatttaaaatgttatttttacaaaggtaaaataacactaatacttacctacatacgtacctcattacaaatacctaagtagattaattcaattttttcactagacagcatagcaaccctaacagcgtaagaagagttcagagacacgcgatagaaagagacaaaacttgtaggtgaataaaattgtaggtacgtagtgctgtgcgagctgaattacaCTGTATCACGTGGTAGcgagactcgcatttatttaaatcgtcttgcggagtaatcc from Ostrinia nubilalis chromosome 8, ilOstNubi1.1, whole genome shotgun sequence includes the following:
- the LOC135073735 gene encoding uncharacterized protein LOC135073735 produces the protein MKIIPKGIIEKCTRTVGDRSEIDEVMRAILITQRAVGNQILDPYWSWMKSLPHQLVLVASTLYVPGLVIGTWVFVSGTDDVKLIAEGSLTFIIAALCPSRYYFFLMARKDFQKLYIALKTTVCKLITDDSEEKMEQLLKKTRSLAKFMLFSSNLPLTIYFLAAMWHYVHGEKRTMSKTTSILMPMRSPYYEIGLFAHTFFSFEAAFLILVPDMWFVVIMLFFCSACDSAAKLLIVEERRNESKLQYGTRLNDSLRKFYVAHVKLIDFLDVLNSVFKWLALVTLISMAVMICVVLLLITQGVDLAFLSIALPAIGELFAYNWFGEQIINKAEKWSLALLNFDWINLSAKDKKCYYIMVTYMQKKFRMKTAFGSEFSLLTMSTCVKGGYQAFTVLQSATHKRE